One stretch of Cellulomonas wangsupingiae DNA includes these proteins:
- a CDS encoding HoxN/HupN/NixA family nickel/cobalt transporter — protein MSISVMASVVLALTVVGWGVLVLVVAPAHFQVDSTTVFGVGLGLTAYTLGMRHAFDADHIAAIDNTTRKLMADGQRPVSVGFWFSLGHSTIVFLLCALLAFGVRALAGQVSDETSTLQQTTGLIGISVSAVFLLLIGVINLVVLRQILRVFRDMRTGAYDEAALEQHLANRGLMNRILSGATKSVRKPWHMYPVGLLFGLGFDTATEVSLLVLAGGAAAFELPWYAILTLPVLFAAGMTLLDSIDGCFMNFAYGWAFSTPVRKVYYNITVTGLSVAVALLIGGIEVMSVLSEKLGLESGPVAWIGGLDLGYVGFVVVGLFVATWAVSLAVWRFGHVEERWTADLRPAPSTPDQP, from the coding sequence GTGTCGATCTCCGTGATGGCGTCCGTCGTCCTCGCCCTGACGGTCGTCGGGTGGGGCGTGCTCGTCCTCGTCGTCGCGCCGGCCCACTTCCAGGTCGACTCGACGACGGTGTTCGGCGTCGGCCTCGGGCTGACGGCCTACACCCTGGGCATGCGGCACGCCTTCGACGCCGACCACATCGCCGCCATCGACAACACGACCCGCAAGCTCATGGCGGACGGCCAGCGGCCGGTGTCCGTCGGCTTCTGGTTCTCCCTCGGCCACTCGACCATCGTGTTCCTGCTGTGCGCCCTGCTCGCCTTCGGCGTCCGGGCGCTCGCCGGCCAGGTGTCCGACGAGACGTCGACGCTGCAGCAGACGACCGGCCTCATCGGCATCTCCGTCTCCGCGGTCTTCCTGCTGCTCATCGGCGTCATCAACCTCGTCGTGCTGCGCCAGATCCTGCGGGTGTTCCGGGACATGCGCACCGGCGCGTACGACGAGGCCGCGCTCGAGCAGCACCTCGCCAACCGCGGGCTGATGAACCGGATCCTGTCGGGGGCGACGAAGTCGGTGCGCAAGCCGTGGCACATGTACCCCGTGGGGCTGCTGTTCGGCCTGGGCTTCGACACGGCCACCGAGGTCTCGCTGCTCGTGCTCGCCGGCGGTGCCGCCGCGTTCGAGCTGCCCTGGTACGCGATCCTCACGCTGCCCGTGCTGTTCGCGGCCGGGATGACCCTGCTCGACTCGATCGACGGGTGCTTCATGAACTTCGCCTACGGCTGGGCGTTCTCCACGCCCGTGCGCAAGGTGTACTACAACATCACCGTCACCGGGCTGTCCGTGGCCGTCGCGCTGCTCATCGGGGGCATCGAGGTGATGTCGGTCCTGTCCGAGAAGCTGGGCCTGGAGTCCGGGCCGGTGGCGTGGATCGGTGGCCTGGACCTGGGGTACGTCGGCTTCGTCGTCGTAGGGCTGTTCGTCGCCACCTGGGCCGTGTCCCTGGCGGTGTGGCGGTTCGGCCACGTCGAGGAGCGCTGGACGGCGGACCTGCGACCGGCGCCGTCCACGCCCGACCAGCCGTGA
- a CDS encoding cation:proton antiporter, whose amino-acid sequence MDPLAFAVLAVLVIVGVTSFAPRVGVAAPLLLVLIGMGVSLLPFVPAIEIEPELILGVVLPPLLYSSARNIPTMDFRRDFRTISAFSVVLVVVSAVVVGFVLDRLVPGIDLATGIALGAIVSPTDAVATSVVRKAGVSPRIVTVLEGESMLNDASALVLLRSAIVATSGAVSLWGVAGDFVFAVVVAVVVGYVVGRLHVWARGHLAQTTSNVALSFVVPFVAYLPAEHLGASGLVAAVTAGLVTGHAAPRALRAGDRVAEHAVWRTIELLLEGAVFLLMGLEVFALVEDVERVHGSVSTAVVLGALTATLVLALRSAFVAWSVWELSRRSQRDPQVRDRLTDAQARLDAGEPVRAPGGRRGRTAVEGAEAVGRQVRRRIADIDYLTAERFGVREGVVLVWAGMRGVVTLAAAQSLPSDTPQRSLLVLVAFVVAAGTLLVQGATLPWLTHRLGLTGRTENDAAGLAALRGELRRAALARLQDPRLRQPDGSPFPPATVARARERLSAIETAVEADDDTQPADDAGFAVFLVMLQAQRDELLRLRDLGTYPSSTLRRALAELDAIQIGLELRR is encoded by the coding sequence ATGGACCCCCTGGCCTTCGCCGTCCTCGCCGTGCTGGTCATCGTCGGCGTCACGTCGTTCGCACCGCGTGTCGGGGTGGCCGCGCCGCTCCTGCTGGTCCTCATCGGGATGGGCGTGAGCCTGCTGCCGTTCGTCCCGGCGATCGAGATCGAGCCCGAGCTGATCCTCGGCGTGGTGCTCCCGCCGTTGCTCTACTCGTCGGCCAGGAACATCCCGACGATGGACTTCCGGCGCGACTTCCGGACCATCTCGGCCTTCTCCGTCGTGCTGGTCGTCGTGTCGGCCGTCGTCGTGGGGTTCGTCCTCGACCGGCTCGTGCCGGGGATCGACCTGGCGACCGGGATCGCGCTCGGGGCGATCGTGAGCCCGACGGACGCGGTGGCGACGTCGGTCGTCCGCAAGGCCGGCGTCTCACCGCGCATCGTGACGGTGCTCGAGGGCGAGTCCATGCTCAACGACGCGTCCGCGCTGGTGCTGCTGCGCTCGGCGATCGTCGCGACGTCCGGGGCGGTGTCCCTGTGGGGCGTCGCCGGGGACTTCGTGTTCGCCGTGGTCGTCGCGGTCGTCGTCGGGTACGTCGTGGGGCGGCTGCACGTGTGGGCCCGGGGGCACCTCGCGCAGACGACGTCGAACGTCGCGCTGTCGTTCGTCGTGCCGTTCGTCGCGTACCTGCCGGCCGAGCACCTCGGGGCGTCGGGGCTGGTCGCGGCCGTCACGGCCGGGCTCGTCACCGGGCACGCGGCACCCCGGGCGCTGCGCGCGGGCGACCGGGTCGCCGAGCACGCGGTGTGGCGCACGATCGAGCTGCTGCTCGAGGGAGCGGTCTTCCTGCTCATGGGACTGGAGGTGTTCGCCCTCGTCGAGGACGTGGAGCGCGTGCACGGCAGCGTGTCGACCGCCGTCGTGCTGGGCGCGCTCACCGCGACCCTCGTCCTGGCGCTGCGGTCGGCGTTCGTCGCGTGGTCGGTGTGGGAGCTGTCGCGCCGCTCCCAGCGCGACCCGCAGGTGCGTGACCGGCTCACGGACGCCCAGGCGCGGCTCGACGCGGGCGAGCCGGTGCGCGCGCCCGGCGGGCGTCGGGGACGGACCGCCGTCGAGGGTGCCGAGGCCGTGGGCCGGCAGGTCCGGCGCCGGATCGCCGACATCGACTACCTCACCGCCGAGCGCTTCGGGGTGCGCGAGGGCGTCGTGCTGGTGTGGGCCGGCATGCGCGGCGTCGTCACGCTGGCCGCCGCGCAGTCGCTGCCGTCGGACACCCCGCAGCGCTCGCTGCTGGTGCTCGTGGCGTTCGTCGTGGCCGCCGGCACGCTGCTCGTGCAGGGCGCCACGCTGCCGTGGCTCACGCACCGCCTCGGCCTGACGGGCCGCACCGAGAACGACGCCGCCGGGCTCGCGGCCCTGCGCGGCGAGCTGCGGCGTGCCGCTCTCGCCCGCCTGCAGGACCCGCGGCTGCGGCAGCCCGACGGCTCCCCGTTCCCCCCGGCGACGGTGGCCCGCGCCCGTGAGCGGCTCTCCGCGATCGAGACCGCCGTCGAGGCCGACGACGACACGCAGCCGGCCGACGACGCGGGCTTCGCGGTGTTCCTCGTGATGCTGCAGGCGCAGCGCGACGAGCTGCTGCGCCTGCGCGACCTGGGCACGTACCCGTCGTCGACGCTCCGGCGCGCGCTGGCCGAGCTCGACGCGATCCAGATCGGGCTCGAGCTGCGGCGCTGA
- a CDS encoding Fur family transcriptional regulator — protein sequence MAGEESRPAAPVVQVPDAGPAPTSAVDVVATIARVGVLLRARGERMTRARRAVLDVLARDGGHLGAEEVVARVAGVVPGVHRATVYRTLDALGELGVVQHVHVRRTGTAYHLAHGGREHLHAECRRCGAVQDLPADLLDGVAGAVVRDLGFVVEPTHVALSGLCASCATPDARTVSARGGPPSSSPAATP from the coding sequence ATGGCCGGCGAGGAGTCACGGCCCGCGGCGCCGGTGGTGCAGGTGCCGGACGCAGGGCCCGCGCCGACGTCCGCCGTGGACGTGGTGGCGACCATCGCCCGCGTCGGCGTGCTGCTGCGGGCCCGCGGGGAGCGCATGACCCGCGCCCGCCGAGCGGTGCTCGACGTGCTCGCGCGCGACGGCGGCCACCTCGGTGCCGAGGAGGTCGTCGCGCGCGTGGCGGGCGTCGTCCCCGGGGTGCACCGCGCCACCGTCTACCGCACGCTCGACGCGCTCGGCGAGCTCGGGGTCGTCCAGCACGTGCACGTCCGGCGCACGGGCACCGCGTACCACCTGGCCCACGGCGGCCGCGAGCACCTGCACGCCGAGTGCCGCCGGTGCGGCGCGGTCCAGGACCTGCCGGCGGACCTGCTCGACGGCGTGGCGGGTGCCGTGGTGCGTGACCTCGGGTTCGTCGTGGAGCCGACGCACGTGGCGCTGTCGGGGCTGTGCGCGTCCTGCGCGACGCCGGACGCCCGCACCGTCAGCGCGCGAGGAGGTCCTCCGTCGTCGTCCCCGGCAGCGACACCGTGA
- a CDS encoding SpoIIE family protein phosphatase, translated as MQGPPDGEEHEPLRVDAREARLALLDSAAQAAGLGTFEWDLTTGALHWDAALLEVFGYDADTFGGTIAAFDARLHAADASAVSAAVDTAIATCGVYEAEFRVVRPDGTVRWLSARGRALAGPSGQATHLIGVTTDTTALRERDLQVQQVLEGMSTGYFWLDEDWLFRHVNAEAELILATTRADLLGNSIWELFPAALGTPFEEHYRAVARTGEPRVFDAWYPPPLDAWYEVRAVPERGGVAVYFTDVTERRRALEQAEEGRARADLLARVAAVMADAVEPVQALEAVLPHLVPAVADFAIASLLDDGTAPWRTRLRDVAALHADPRTQPLLDEYRSLRVPALSRTSLVAEVLTTSRPALRYGSPSLEDIVNPGPVRDLLARLAPETLMVLPLRGRGRTRGVVTLARGADRDAFRDTDVAALRDVTAQIGLALDNAHLHSARRDLTEELQRSLLTELPEPDHLHLVARYVPASTGTQIGGDWYDAFLLRDGCTCLVIGDVTGHDLQAAVKMAQIRNVLRGGAHAVVQPPAAILSAFDWAAQDLAIDALSTAVLARIEQPPDLAERGLRLLRWSNAGHLPPLLVRPDGRAELLRRPSDVLLGLRRHAVRHDHTEVIAPGATVLLYTDGLVEHRGERLDVSLERLRASVERLAHLPLEEFCDAVLDELTPSHEDDVALLAMRAFPEDESRPPESGPEKLPEGYVATES; from the coding sequence TTGCAGGGACCGCCGGACGGCGAGGAGCACGAGCCTCTCCGCGTCGACGCACGCGAGGCGCGCCTCGCGCTGCTCGACTCCGCCGCCCAGGCCGCCGGGCTCGGCACGTTCGAGTGGGACCTCACGACCGGCGCGCTGCACTGGGACGCGGCGCTCCTGGAGGTCTTCGGCTACGACGCGGACACGTTCGGCGGCACGATCGCCGCGTTCGACGCGCGGCTGCACGCGGCCGATGCGAGCGCCGTGTCGGCCGCCGTCGACACGGCCATCGCCACGTGCGGCGTGTACGAGGCCGAGTTCCGCGTGGTCCGGCCCGACGGCACGGTGCGCTGGCTGTCGGCCCGCGGGCGCGCGCTGGCCGGACCGTCGGGGCAGGCCACGCACCTCATCGGCGTCACCACCGACACCACCGCGCTGCGGGAGCGGGACCTGCAGGTCCAGCAGGTCCTCGAGGGCATGTCGACCGGCTACTTCTGGCTCGACGAGGACTGGCTGTTCCGGCACGTCAACGCCGAGGCCGAGCTCATCCTCGCCACCACCCGCGCCGACCTGCTCGGGAACTCGATCTGGGAGCTGTTCCCCGCCGCCCTCGGCACGCCGTTCGAGGAGCACTACCGCGCGGTCGCGCGCACCGGGGAGCCCCGGGTGTTCGACGCCTGGTACCCGCCGCCGCTCGACGCCTGGTACGAGGTGCGGGCCGTCCCCGAGCGCGGGGGCGTCGCCGTGTACTTCACGGACGTCACCGAGCGCCGCCGGGCCCTCGAGCAGGCCGAGGAGGGCCGCGCGCGGGCGGACCTGCTCGCCCGGGTCGCCGCCGTGATGGCCGACGCCGTGGAGCCGGTGCAGGCGCTGGAGGCCGTGCTGCCGCACCTGGTGCCCGCCGTCGCCGACTTCGCGATCGCCAGCCTGCTGGACGACGGCACGGCCCCGTGGCGCACGCGGCTGCGCGACGTGGCGGCGCTGCACGCCGACCCGCGCACGCAGCCGCTGCTCGACGAGTACCGCTCGCTGCGGGTGCCCGCCCTGTCCCGCACCTCGCTGGTTGCCGAGGTCCTCACGACGTCGCGGCCGGCGCTGCGCTACGGCTCCCCGTCGCTGGAGGACATCGTCAACCCCGGCCCGGTGCGCGACCTGCTCGCGCGGCTCGCGCCCGAGACGCTGATGGTCCTGCCCCTGCGCGGGCGGGGACGCACGCGGGGCGTCGTCACGCTCGCGCGCGGCGCCGACCGCGACGCGTTCCGTGACACCGACGTCGCGGCGCTGCGCGACGTGACGGCCCAGATCGGCCTCGCGCTCGACAACGCGCACCTGCACTCCGCGCGTCGCGACCTCACCGAGGAGCTGCAGCGCAGCCTGCTCACCGAGCTGCCCGAGCCGGACCACCTGCACCTCGTCGCGCGGTACGTGCCGGCCTCGACCGGCACGCAGATCGGGGGCGACTGGTACGACGCGTTCCTCCTGCGCGACGGCTGCACGTGCCTGGTGATCGGTGACGTGACGGGCCACGACCTGCAGGCCGCGGTGAAGATGGCGCAGATCCGCAACGTGCTGCGCGGCGGTGCGCACGCGGTCGTGCAGCCGCCCGCGGCCATCCTGTCGGCCTTCGACTGGGCCGCGCAGGACCTGGCCATCGACGCCCTGAGCACCGCGGTGCTCGCCCGGATCGAGCAGCCGCCCGACCTGGCGGAGCGCGGTCTGCGGCTGCTGCGCTGGTCGAACGCGGGCCACCTGCCGCCGCTGCTGGTCCGTCCTGACGGACGGGCCGAGCTGCTGCGCCGGCCGAGCGACGTCCTGCTCGGGCTGCGCCGGCACGCCGTGCGGCACGACCACACCGAGGTGATCGCCCCCGGGGCGACCGTCCTGCTCTACACCGACGGCCTCGTCGAGCACCGGGGCGAGCGCCTGGACGTGAGCCTGGAGCGGCTGCGCGCGAGCGTCGAGCGGCTGGCGCACCTCCCGCTGGAGGAGTTCTGCGACGCGGTGCTCGACGAGCTCACCCCCTCCCACGAGGACGACGTGGCCCTGCTGGCCATGCGTGCCTTCCCCGAGGACGAGTCGCGGCCGCCGGAGTCGGGGCCCGAGAAGCTCCCGGAGGGGTACGTCGCGACGGAGTCCTGA
- a CDS encoding ATP-binding cassette domain-containing protein, giving the protein MSPSPPGTRADSHDLIRVHGARENNLQDVSIELPKRRLTVFTGVSGSGKSSLVFSTIAAESQRLINETYSAFVQGFMPTLARPDVDVLDGLTTAIIVDQERMGANSRSTVGTVTDANAMLRILFSRLGDPHIGSPQAYSFNVPTVRASGAISVDRGHKRAEKVSFEQIGGMCPRCEGMGKVNDFDLTALYDDSLSLEEGALTVPGYTMDGWYGRIFRASGLFPPDRPIREFTEKQLHGLLYQEPTKLKVEGINVTYEGLIPKIQKSFLAKDVDAMQPHIRAFVERAITFQTCPECAGTRLNEGARASRIGGRNIADLCALQITDLAAWVRDLDEPSVAPLLTVLREALDSFVEIGLGYLSLDRPSGTLSGGEAQRTKMIRHLGSSLTDVTYVFDEPTVGLHPHDIARMNDLLLRLRDKGNTVLVVEHKPEAIAIADHVVDLGPGAGTDGGHVVFEGTVEGLRSSGTLTGRHLDDRATLKPEVRTPTGAIEIRGASTHNLRDVDVDVPLGVLVVVTGVAGSGKSSLIHGSLAPRDEVVTVDQGAIKGSRRSNPATYTGLLEPIRKAFAKANGVKPALFSANSEGACPVCNGAGVVYTDLGMMAGVSTTCEVCEGRRFMAEVLEYRLGGRDISEVLAMPATVAEEFFSAGESRIPAAHAILQRLVDVGLGYVTLGQPLTTLSGGERQRLKLATHLGDKGGVYVLDEPTTGLHLADVENLLGLLDRLVDAGKSVIVIEHHQAVMAHADWIIDLGPGAGHDGGRVVFEGTPAALVADRSTLTGRHLAQYVGA; this is encoded by the coding sequence ATGAGCCCGTCCCCGCCCGGCACCCGCGCCGACAGTCACGACCTCATCCGTGTGCACGGCGCACGGGAGAACAACCTCCAGGACGTCAGCATCGAGCTGCCCAAGCGGCGCCTCACGGTGTTCACGGGGGTCTCGGGCTCCGGCAAGAGCTCCCTGGTGTTCAGCACGATCGCCGCGGAGTCCCAGCGGCTCATCAACGAGACGTACAGCGCGTTCGTCCAGGGCTTCATGCCGACGCTCGCGCGTCCGGACGTCGACGTCCTCGACGGCCTGACGACCGCGATCATCGTCGACCAGGAGCGGATGGGCGCCAACTCGCGCTCGACCGTCGGCACCGTGACGGACGCCAACGCGATGCTGCGGATCCTGTTCAGCCGGCTGGGGGACCCCCACATCGGATCGCCGCAGGCGTACTCGTTCAACGTGCCGACCGTCCGCGCCAGCGGGGCGATCTCGGTCGACCGCGGGCACAAGCGTGCCGAGAAGGTGTCGTTCGAGCAGATCGGCGGCATGTGCCCCCGCTGCGAGGGCATGGGCAAGGTCAACGACTTCGACCTCACCGCGCTCTACGACGACAGCCTGTCGCTCGAGGAGGGCGCGCTGACCGTCCCCGGGTACACGATGGACGGCTGGTACGGGCGCATCTTCCGCGCGAGCGGCCTCTTCCCGCCCGACCGGCCGATCCGCGAGTTCACCGAGAAGCAGCTGCACGGACTGCTTTACCAGGAGCCGACCAAGCTCAAGGTCGAGGGCATCAACGTCACCTACGAGGGGCTGATCCCGAAGATCCAGAAGTCCTTCCTCGCCAAGGACGTCGACGCGATGCAGCCGCACATCCGCGCGTTCGTCGAGCGGGCGATCACGTTCCAGACGTGCCCCGAGTGCGCCGGCACGCGGCTGAACGAGGGTGCCCGTGCGTCGCGGATCGGCGGCCGCAACATCGCCGACCTCTGCGCGCTGCAGATCACCGACCTCGCCGCCTGGGTCCGCGACCTCGACGAGCCGTCCGTGGCGCCGCTGCTCACGGTGCTGCGCGAAGCCCTCGACTCGTTCGTCGAGATCGGGCTGGGCTACCTGTCGCTCGACCGGCCGTCCGGCACGCTGTCCGGCGGCGAGGCGCAGCGCACCAAGATGATCCGGCACCTCGGCTCGTCGCTGACGGACGTCACCTACGTCTTCGACGAGCCGACCGTCGGGCTGCACCCGCACGACATCGCGCGCATGAACGACCTGCTGCTGCGCCTGCGGGACAAGGGCAACACCGTGCTCGTCGTCGAGCACAAGCCGGAGGCCATCGCGATCGCCGACCACGTCGTCGACCTCGGTCCCGGCGCGGGCACCGACGGCGGGCACGTGGTGTTCGAGGGCACGGTCGAGGGCCTGCGGAGCAGCGGCACCCTCACCGGGCGCCACCTCGACGACCGCGCGACGCTCAAGCCCGAGGTCCGCACACCGACCGGCGCGATCGAGATCCGCGGCGCGTCCACGCACAACCTGCGCGACGTCGACGTCGACGTGCCCCTGGGCGTGCTGGTCGTCGTCACGGGCGTGGCCGGGTCGGGCAAGAGCTCGCTCATCCACGGCTCGCTCGCCCCGCGCGACGAGGTCGTGACGGTCGACCAGGGCGCCATCAAGGGCTCCCGCCGTTCCAACCCCGCGACCTACACCGGGCTGCTCGAGCCGATCCGCAAGGCGTTCGCCAAGGCCAACGGCGTGAAGCCCGCGCTGTTCAGCGCGAACTCCGAGGGCGCGTGCCCCGTCTGCAACGGCGCCGGCGTCGTCTACACCGACCTCGGCATGATGGCGGGCGTCTCCACCACGTGCGAGGTCTGCGAGGGCCGCCGCTTCATGGCCGAGGTGCTGGAGTACCGGCTCGGCGGGCGGGACATCAGCGAGGTGCTCGCGATGCCCGCCACCGTCGCCGAGGAGTTCTTCTCGGCCGGCGAGTCCCGCATCCCCGCGGCGCACGCGATCCTGCAGCGCCTCGTCGACGTCGGGCTGGGGTACGTCACGCTCGGCCAGCCGCTCACCACGCTGTCCGGCGGCGAGCGCCAGCGCCTCAAGCTGGCGACGCACCTGGGCGACAAGGGGGGCGTCTACGTGCTCGACGAGCCGACCACGGGCCTGCACCTGGCCGACGTCGAGAACCTGCTCGGGCTGCTCGACCGGCTGGTCGACGCGGGCAAGTCGGTGATCGTGATCGAGCACCACCAGGCCGTCATGGCGCACGCGGACTGGATCATCGACCTCGGCCCCGGTGCCGGGCACGACGGCGGGCGCGTGGTGTTCGAGGGGACGCCGGCCGCGCTGGTCGCCGACCGCTCGACGCTGACCGGGCGGCACCTGGCGCAGTACGTGGGCGCCTGA
- a CDS encoding APC family permease, with protein sequence MVATSPAPTATLKRTVGRRMLLVFVVGDILGAGIYALTGKVAAEVGGAIWIPFLLAFGLAALTATAYAELVSRYPRAAGAAMYAHRAFGRPFVTFLVAFAVLMSGITSASAAARAFGGDYLAELVTVPTLVAAWVFVLLIAAVNAVGISESVRVNLVLTAIEVTGLVIILVIGARAFLAGEGDPGRAMTLTTDGPVWMALLGGTALAFYALLGFEDSVNLAEECRQPRRDFPRALFAGIAIAGVIYLAVAFTTSMLVDTTTLAESTGPLLEVVRVAGLVFPPWLFALIALVAVSNTALINMIMASRVVYGMSREGIVPRWLGRVDRRRQTPWVAILFTTVIALTLVSTGDLSGLADTTVLLLLLVFAVVNVAVLVLRRESTADDAQVDGDAPRGFRAPTWAPVLGAVVSLVLASPLTGRDADVYARAGLLLGIGVVLYVVNRLLAGPARAADDDAVTVPPDAR encoded by the coding sequence ATGGTCGCCACCTCGCCCGCCCCGACCGCGACGCTCAAGCGCACGGTCGGCCGCCGGATGCTGCTGGTCTTCGTCGTCGGGGACATCCTCGGTGCCGGCATCTACGCGCTCACCGGCAAGGTCGCCGCCGAGGTCGGCGGCGCCATCTGGATCCCGTTCCTCCTCGCGTTCGGGCTGGCGGCGCTGACGGCCACCGCCTACGCCGAGCTCGTCAGCCGGTACCCGCGCGCGGCGGGCGCCGCGATGTACGCGCACCGGGCGTTCGGCCGGCCGTTCGTGACGTTCCTCGTGGCGTTCGCCGTCCTCATGAGCGGCATCACGAGCGCGTCCGCCGCCGCCCGCGCCTTCGGCGGCGACTACCTGGCGGAGCTGGTGACCGTTCCGACGCTGGTCGCCGCCTGGGTCTTCGTCCTGCTGATCGCCGCGGTCAACGCCGTCGGCATCTCCGAGTCGGTGCGGGTCAACCTGGTCCTCACGGCGATCGAGGTCACGGGCCTGGTCATCATCCTCGTCATCGGCGCCCGCGCGTTCCTCGCCGGTGAGGGCGACCCGGGACGGGCCATGACGCTGACGACGGACGGACCGGTGTGGATGGCGCTGCTCGGCGGCACCGCGCTCGCCTTCTACGCGCTGCTCGGCTTCGAGGACTCCGTGAACCTCGCCGAGGAGTGCCGGCAGCCGCGTCGCGACTTCCCCCGGGCGCTGTTCGCGGGGATCGCCATCGCGGGCGTGATCTACCTGGCGGTCGCGTTCACGACGTCGATGCTCGTGGACACCACGACGCTGGCGGAGTCCACGGGCCCGCTGCTGGAGGTCGTGCGTGTCGCCGGGCTGGTGTTCCCGCCCTGGCTGTTCGCCCTCATCGCGCTGGTCGCGGTGTCGAACACGGCGCTCATCAACATGATCATGGCGTCGCGCGTGGTCTACGGGATGTCGCGCGAGGGCATCGTGCCGCGCTGGCTGGGGCGCGTCGACCGCCGCCGGCAGACGCCGTGGGTGGCGATCCTCTTCACGACCGTGATCGCCCTGACCCTCGTCAGCACGGGCGACCTGTCGGGCCTGGCGGACACGACCGTGCTGCTCCTGCTGCTCGTGTTCGCGGTCGTCAACGTCGCGGTGCTGGTGCTGCGCCGCGAGTCCACGGCGGACGACGCGCAGGTCGACGGGGACGCGCCCCGCGGCTTCCGGGCGCCGACGTGGGCGCCGGTGCTCGGTGCCGTCGTGTCGCTGGTCCTCGCCTCCCCGCTGACGGGGCGTGACGCCGACGTGTACGCGCGGGCGGGTCTGCTGCTCGGCATCGGCGTGGTGCTGTACGTGGTCAACCGGCTGCTCGCCGGGCCGGCCCGCGCGGCCGACGACGACGCGGTGACGGTGCCGCCCGACGCCCGCTGA
- a CDS encoding VOC family protein, producing MPTPTARTHDDVLAPATAMDAVTLHVGDLKGMATYYADALALEPLEERGRGRHVHRVLGRGATPLLRLVHTPGLPAVDPRQAGLFHTAFLFDDAAGLAATVYRAAQDPRSRFVGSSDHLVSEAFYFTDPEGNGIELYTDRDRDLWLHRDGNVVMGTEHLDPNAYLREHLTQEAVDAGPALAGRVGHVHLQVGDIATAEAFYLDALGFEATVRGYPGALFASAGGYHHHVAMNTWNSRGAGPRASTLGLGDVAVTVPARDDLDALVGRLRARGLAFADDGRSVSVRDPWDTQVTVSLPGTTTEDLLAR from the coding sequence ATGCCCACGCCGACCGCACGCACCCACGACGACGTCCTCGCGCCCGCCACGGCCATGGACGCGGTGACGCTGCACGTCGGCGACCTCAAGGGCATGGCGACGTACTACGCCGACGCCCTCGCGCTCGAGCCGCTCGAGGAGCGCGGCCGCGGACGGCACGTGCACCGCGTCCTCGGCCGCGGCGCCACGCCCCTGCTGCGCCTGGTCCACACCCCCGGCCTGCCGGCGGTCGACCCGCGGCAGGCCGGCCTGTTCCACACCGCGTTCCTCTTCGACGACGCGGCCGGGCTCGCGGCCACCGTCTACCGCGCCGCGCAGGACCCGCGCAGCCGGTTCGTCGGGTCGAGCGACCACCTGGTGTCCGAGGCGTTCTACTTCACGGACCCCGAGGGCAACGGCATCGAGCTGTACACCGACCGCGACCGCGACCTGTGGCTGCACCGCGACGGCAACGTCGTCATGGGCACCGAGCACCTCGACCCGAACGCCTACCTGCGCGAGCACCTCACGCAGGAGGCCGTCGACGCCGGCCCCGCACTGGCCGGGCGCGTCGGGCACGTGCACCTGCAGGTCGGCGACATCGCGACCGCCGAGGCGTTCTACCTCGACGCCCTGGGGTTCGAGGCCACCGTGCGCGGCTACCCCGGCGCGCTGTTCGCGTCCGCCGGCGGCTACCACCACCACGTCGCGATGAACACGTGGAACAGCCGCGGCGCCGGCCCGCGCGCGTCCACGCTCGGCCTCGGCGACGTCGCGGTGACGGTCCCCGCGCGCGACGACCTCGACGCGCTCGTGGGCAGGCTGCGGGCGCGCGGCCTGGCGTTCGCCGACGACGGCCGGTCCGTCTCCGTGCGCGACCCCTGGGACACGCAGGTCACGGTGTCGCTGCCGGGGACGACGACGGAGGACCTCCTCGCGCGCTGA
- a CDS encoding response regulator, with protein MRILIADDDPQILRALRITLAAQGYEIVTARSGPQAITQAVDHRPDVLMLDLGMPGLDGVDVIHAVRGWSQAPILVVSGRTGATDKVEALDAGADDYVTKPFSIEELLARIRALTRRVGHGVDAEPVVRFGDVTVDLSARTVLRGPDGAGVPVRLTPTEWQVLERLVRNPGRLVTRQTLLTEIWGSQHVTDTGYLRLYVAQLRKKLEPEPARPRHLLTEAGMGYRFAPDDGASPDA; from the coding sequence ATGAGGATCCTCATCGCGGACGACGACCCGCAGATCCTGCGCGCGCTGCGCATCACGCTCGCGGCGCAGGGGTACGAGATCGTCACCGCGAGGTCCGGCCCGCAGGCGATCACCCAGGCCGTCGACCACCGGCCCGACGTCCTCATGCTCGACCTCGGCATGCCCGGGCTCGACGGCGTCGACGTCATCCACGCCGTGCGCGGCTGGTCCCAGGCGCCGATCCTCGTCGTGTCGGGGCGCACGGGCGCGACCGACAAGGTCGAGGCGCTCGACGCGGGTGCCGACGACTACGTGACCAAGCCGTTCTCGATCGAGGAGCTGCTGGCCCGCATCCGGGCGCTGACGCGGCGCGTCGGGCACGGCGTCGACGCGGAGCCGGTCGTGCGGTTCGGCGACGTGACCGTGGACCTGTCGGCGCGCACCGTGCTGCGCGGCCCGGACGGTGCCGGGGTGCCCGTGCGCCTGACGCCCACCGAGTGGCAGGTCCTCGAGCGGCTCGTGCGCAACCCCGGGCGGCTGGTCACCCGTCAGACCCTGCTCACGGAGATCTGGGGCTCGCAGCACGTCACCGACACCGGCTACCTGCGGCTGTACGTCGCCCAGCTGCGCAAGAAGCTCGAGCCCGAGCCCGCGCGCCCCCGGCACCTGCTCACCGAGGCGGGCATGGGCTACCGCTTCGCGCCCGACGACGGGGCGTCGCCCGACGCGTGA